CCGACTCCTCCGCCTCCCGCCGTAAAAACGTTTGATAGTACAGTTCCTACACCATCAAGTACGGCCAAGGATAATTTGAAAAAAGATCCCGTTCCTGATGATGCTGTCGCGGGCTTTACAGACCACTTTAAAGGAGAAACGGTAATACCTAATACACCAAGTGTTCCCCATGTATCAGTAGGAACAGGACCGGTAATTACTACGCCTCCTCCGGTAATTCCGCAGCCAGTTGATAAAAATAAAATTGCAGAACCTGGAGAGCTTGGGTCTGAAGCTAGTTTTGCAGGGGGAATAGACTCCTTCAGAAGTAAAGTGATGAATAACTTTGATGCTTCAGGATTTGAATCAGAAGACGTGGTGAAAACTGCCGTTACATTTATTGTAGAAATTGACGGAACGATATCAGGGGTAAAAGCTAATGGAACTAATGCCGACTTTAACAATGAGGCGGTAAGAACAATTAAATCAATCTCTAACAAGGGAAAATGGACTCCCGCCAAAAATAAAAAAGGCGAGTTTGTAAGAAGTTATTTTAAATTTCCGATCTCTATGAAGTTTGATTAATTGATCCTGAAAACAAAAATTAAATAGTTATCCACAAAGATTTTTTTTTGTGGATAATTTTTTTAATAGTTAAAATGCTTATTAACAGTATTTTAACTCAATTTTAATTTTCACCATTCATCGGGAGCAAAGAAAAAAGTGTATTTTTGAAACTTAAAGTTCGAATAATGGCAAAAATCATAGGTATTGCTAATCAAAAAGGAGGTGTTGGTAAGACAACTACCGCCGTAAACTTGGCAGCAGCATTAGGAGTATTGGAGAAAAAAATATTAATCATCGACGCTGACCCTCAGGCGAATGCTACATCAGGTCTGGGCGTGGAAGATGTTCAATACTCTACATACAATCTATTGGAGCATAGTGCAGATACCAGAATCTGCATCAAGAGAACTACGACTCCCAATTTGGATATTATTCCGTCACATATTGACCTTGTGGCGGCAGAAATAGAACTGGTAGACAAGGAAGACCGTGAATATATGCTTAAAAAAGCATTGGCCAGTGTAAGAGATGATTATGACTATATCATCATCGACTGTGCGCCGAGTTTAGGTCTTATTACAGTAAATGCACTTACTGCGGCAGATTCTGTGATTATTCCCATTCAATGTGAGTACTTTGCATTAGAAGGACTTGGGAAACTTTTAAATACCGTTAAAAACGTACAGAAGATCCATAATAAAGATCTTGGAATAGAAGGTCTTCTTCTTACCATGTATGACAGCAGATTAAGATTGTCTAACCAAGTTGTGGAAGAAGTGAATTTACACTTCCCGGAGATGGTTTTTGACACCATTATCAGCAGAAACGTAAGGTTGAGTGAAG
This genomic window from Chryseobacterium sp. MEBOG06 contains:
- a CDS encoding energy transducer TonB, encoding MKHLNQNQEFRFNEVLFEHRNKEYGAYALRNESDRILTKALFIGASLMAAISITPFVISAFKTTEGSTIICEYPGPVDLKDVDKTEELPLQVVKPTPPPPAVKTFDSTVPTPSSTAKDNLKKDPVPDDAVAGFTDHFKGETVIPNTPSVPHVSVGTGPVITTPPPVIPQPVDKNKIAEPGELGSEASFAGGIDSFRSKVMNNFDASGFESEDVVKTAVTFIVEIDGTISGVKANGTNADFNNEAVRTIKSISNKGKWTPAKNKKGEFVRSYFKFPISMKFD
- a CDS encoding ParA family protein; its protein translation is MAKIIGIANQKGGVGKTTTAVNLAAALGVLEKKILIIDADPQANATSGLGVEDVQYSTYNLLEHSADTRICIKRTTTPNLDIIPSHIDLVAAEIELVDKEDREYMLKKALASVRDDYDYIIIDCAPSLGLITVNALTAADSVIIPIQCEYFALEGLGKLLNTVKNVQKIHNKDLGIEGLLLTMYDSRLRLSNQVVEEVNLHFPEMVFDTIISRNVRLSEAPSFGESILNYDAESKGAVQYIQLAEEVLLRNENLVKN